A stretch of Prunus dulcis chromosome 6, ALMONDv2, whole genome shotgun sequence DNA encodes these proteins:
- the LOC117629786 gene encoding protein MON2 homolog isoform X2, with protein sequence MAFMAVLESDLRALSAEARRRYPAVKDGAEHAIIKLRTLSSPGEIAQNEDILKIFLMACEVKTVKLSVIGLSCLQKLISHDAVAPSALNEILSTLKDHAEMTDESVQLKTLQTVLIILQSPLHPETEDNMAQALGICLRLLENNRSSDSVRNTAAATFRQAVALIFDHVVCAETLPSGKLSSGGYISRTSPVSGDVSCSINLSESLDKSLYGRSSLMRETLTKAGKLGLRLLEDLTALAAGGSAIWLRVGSLQRSFALDILEFVLSNYVAVFRTLLPYEQVLQHQICSLLMTSLRTNAELEGEAGEPSFRRLVLRSVAHIIRLYSSSLITECEVFLSMLVKVTFLDLPLWHRILVLEILRGFCVDARTLRILFVNFDMHPKNTNVVEGMVKALARVVSSVQVQETSEESLAAVAGMFNSKAKGIEWSLDNDASNAAVLVASEAHSITLAVEGLLGVVFTVATLTDEAVDSGEIESPRYDYDPPAKCTGNTALLCLSMVDSLWLTILDALSFILSRSQGEAIVLEILKGYQAFTQACGVLRAVEPLNSFLASLCKFTINFPIEAERRSILQSPGSKRSEPLVDQRESVVLTPKNVQALRTLFNIAHRLHNVLGPSWVLVLETLAALDRAIHSPHATTQEVSTAVPKLTRESSGQSSDLNILSSLNSQLFESSALMHISAVKSLLSALCQLSQQCMAGITTGSVPTSSQKVGSINFSVERMISILVNNLHRVEPLWDQVVGHFLELADKSNQHLRNMALDALDESICAVLGSDQFQDNITTRSRASQSMETGLAQLGSLECAVISPLRVLYLSTQSVDVRAGSLKILLHVLERHGEKLHYSWPDILEMLRSVADSSEKELVTLGFQSLRVIMNDGLSIIPADCLHVCVDVTGAYSAQKTELNISLTAIGLLWTTTDFIAKGLIHGPGEEKETGISDVHPILKQLNGENPKEETFDVLDNVNDQAPSINIVDRDRLLFSAFSLLQKLGADERPEVRNSAIRTLFQTLGSHGQKLSKSMWEDCLWNYVFPTLDRASHMAETSSKDEWHGKELGTRGGKAVHMLIHHSRNTAQKQWDETLVLVLGGIARILRSFFPFLRSLSNFWSGWESLLLFVKNSILNGSKEVAIAAINCLQTPVLSHSSKGNLPRPYLESMLDAYEVVLQTSTHLSDNAAIKVKQEILHSLGELHVQAQRMFDDRLYKQLLAIIGSAVKQAIIINDSSETEFGHVPLVLRTVLEILPMLRPTEHISSVWLNLIRDFLQYLPRVCSAVQNEDDDAEEASTSDQVPDDHLRIKHETPNGTDSISSNRVEGSPSSGLKTSVTAGIPNYMFAEKLVPLLVDLFLQAPAVEKYILYPEIIQSLGRCMTTRRDNPDGALWSLAVEGFNRVLVDDARNSAINAGLDSGASKPARTRIWKEVADVYEVFLVGYCGRALPSDSFSTVDVKTDESLEMTVLDILGDKILKSPIDAPFDILQRLVSTLDRCASRTCSLPVDFVELMPSHCSRFSLTCLQKLFSLSSYDSKSNDWNSARYEVSKIAIMVLITRCEYILSRFLIDENDLGGRPLPSARLEEIIYVLEELAHLIIHSDTASVLPLQPHLKSALEKEKNHDTRPHLVVLFPSLSELVVSREARIRGSVQVLFRLIAKELGLNRVSISSENAEEFIPSTQQP encoded by the exons CATGCTGAAATGACTGATGAAAGTGTTCAACTCAAGACCCTGCAGACTGTATTAATAATATTGCAGTCACCTTTACATCCTGAGACTGAG GACAATATGGCTCAAGCTCTTGGTATATGCCTTCGGCTTCTTGAAAACAACCGGTCTTCTGACAGTGTACGGAA TACTGCTGCAGCTACTTTCAGGCAAGCGGTAGCACTGATTTTTGATCATGTGGTTTGTGCTGAGACTCTTCCTTCTGGCAAGCTTAGTTCTGGAGGTTACATCTCCCGCACCAGTCCAGTTAGCGGTGATGTTAGTTGCAGCATCAATCTTTCAGA GTCGTTGGATAAATCTCTTTATGGAAGGTCATCATTGATGAGGGAGACCTTAACTAAAGCTGGAAAGCTCGGACTTCGTCTGCTTGAAGACCTGACAGCTCTTGCTGCAGGTGGATCT GCAATTTGGTTACGAGTTGGTTCTCTTCAGCGGTCCTTTGCACTTGATATACTGGA GTTTGTTTTGTCCAATTATGTGGCTGTTTTTAGAACCCTACTTCCTTATGAGCAG GTTCTGCAGCACCAGATATGCTCACTTCTAATGACTTCACTTCGTACCAATGCTGAG CTTGAAGGGGAAGCAGGAGAGCCTTCTTTTCGTCGCTTGGTCTTGCGGTCAGTTGCCCATATTATCAGGCTTTACAGTTCATCCCTTATCACAGAATGTGAG GTTTTCCTTAGTATGTTGGTGAAGGTCACATTTCTTGATCTGCCATTATGGCATCGTATTCTTGTTCTCGAGATCCTGAGG GGTTTTTGTGTGGATGCAAGGACATTGCGGATTCTTTTCGTAAACTTTGATAT GCACCCGAAGAACACCAATGTTGTGGAGGGCATGGTCAAAGCTCTTGCTAGAGTTGTTTCAAGTGTACAG GTTCAGGAGACTAGTGAAGAGAGCCTGGCAGCTGTTGCAGGGATGTTTAACAGCAAAGCTAAAG GAATCGAGTGGAGCCTTGATAACGATGCATCCAATGCTGCAGTTTTGGTTGCTAGTGAAGCTCATTCGATAACATTGGCAGTTGAAGGCCTTCTGGGTGTTGTCTTTACTGTGGCTACACTGACGGATGAAGCAGTAGATTCTGGGGAG ATTGAATCCCCCAGATATGATTATGATCCGCCTGCAAAGTGTACTGGAAATACTGCTCTTCTGTGCCTCTCGATGGTTGATTCATTATGGTTGACTATACTAGATGCATTGTCCTTTATCTTGTCAAG GTCACAAGGAGAGGCTATTGTGTTGGAAATACTGAAGGGATATCAGGCCTTCACCCAG GCGTGCGGGGTTCTTCGTGCTGTAGAACCTTTGAACTCTTTTCTAGCATCTCTTTGCAAATTTACAATCAATTTTCCCATTGAAGCCGAAAGAAGGAG TATTTTACAATCTCCTGGGTCAAAACGCTCTGAACCCTTAGTTGATCAAAGGGAAAGCGTGGTTCTTACTCCCAAGAATGTCCAG GCTTTAAGAACTCTCTTCAACATTGCTCATCGACTGCACAATGTATTGGGTCCATCCTGGGTTTTG GTATTAGAAACCCTAGCAGCTCTAGACCGAGCAATCCATTCACCACATGCCACCACACAG GAGGTGTCCACGGCTGTGCCTAAGCTTACAAGGGAATCATCTGGTCAATCCAGCGACTTAaatattctttcttctttgaattCTCAG CTATTCGAGAGCTCAGCATTAATGCACATCTCTGCAGTAAAATCCCTTCTTTCTGCCCTATGCCAACTTTCACAGCAGTGCATGGCTGGGATTACAACTGGTTCTGTACCCACATCCAGTCAAAAAGTCGGAAGCATAAACTTTTCAGTGGAGAGAATGATATCCATCCTTGTCAATAATCTACACA GAGTAGAGCCATTGTGGGATCAAGTTGTTGGCCACTTTCTTGAG CTTGCAGATAAATCTAACCAGCATTTACGTAATATGGCCCTTGATGCATTAGATGAATCAATATGTGCTGTTTTAGGTTCGGACCAGTTCCAGGACAACATAACAACCAGATCTAGAGCATCTCAGAGT ATGGAAACTGGACTTGCACAGTTGGGATCACTTGAATGTGCTGTCATATCCCCACTAAGGGTTCTTTATTTATCTACTCAAAGTGTTGATGTACGTGCTGGATCTTTGAAAATTCTTCTGCATGTTTTAGAG AGGCATGGGGAGAAATTACACTACAGTTGGCCAGATATTCTTGAAATGTTGAG GTCTGTAGCGGATTCTTCAGAGAAGGAACTTGTTACCCTGGGCTTTCAG AGCCTACGGGTGATTATGAATGATGGACTTTCCATTATACCTGCAGACTGCCTTCACGT ATGTGTAGACGTGACTGGAGCATACAGTGCTCAAAAGACAGAACTGAATATAAGCCTGACAGCAATAGGCCTTTTATGGACAACAACTGACTTTATAGCCAAAGGTCTGATCCATGGGCCTGGGGAGGAAAAGGAAACAG GGATTTCTGATGTGCATCCTATTCTAAAGCAATTAAATGGTGAGAatccaaaagaagaaacattCGATGTATTGGATAATGTGAATGACCAAGCTCCCTCTATAAATATAGTGGATCGTGATAGGTTGCTTTTCTCTGCTTTCTCGTTACTTCAGAAGCTTGGAGCTGATGAGAGGCCAGAG GTTAGAAATTCAGCCATCAGGACACtttttcagacacttggaAGTCATGGgcaaaaactttcaaaaagcATGTGGGAGGATTGCCTTTGGAATTATGTTTTTCCTACACTGGATCGTGCTTCTCACATG gCTGAAACTTCATCAAAAGACGAATGGCACGGGAAAGAACTTGGAACTCGAGGAGGAAAAGCAGTTCATATGCTTATACATCATAG TCGCAACACAGCTCAGAAACAGTGGGATGAAACACTTGTGCTGGTCCTTGGAGGCATAGCGCGAATATTACGTtcattctttccttttcttagaAGTTTAAGCAATTTCTGGTCAG GATGGGAGTCTTTGCTTTTATTTGTCAAGAATAGCATTTTAAATGGTAGCAAAGAGGTTGCTATTGCTGCAATAAATTGTTTACAGACACCTGTTCTTTCTCATTCTTCTAAG GGGAACTTGCCGAGGCCTTACCTTGAATCAATGCTTGATGCTTACGAGGTGGTTCTCCAAACATCAACACACCTGAGTGACAATGCAGCTATCAAGGTGAAGCAGGAGATTTTACACAGTCTTG GGGAACTACATGTACAAGCGCAAAGGATGTTTGATGATCGTTTGTATAAGCAGTTGCTTGCAATCATAGGTTCAGCTGTTAAACAAGCCATAATCATCAACGATAGTTCTGAAACTGAATTT GGACATGTTCCACTTGTGTTACGCACTGTGCTGGAGATCCTTCCAATGTTACGTCCAACAGAGCACATTTCTTCCGTGTGGCTTAATCTTATTAGGGATTTTTTGCAATATCTGCCAAGAGTGTGTTCTGCTGTACAAAATGAGGATGATGACGCAGAGGAAGCCAGCACTAGTGACCAAGTTCCAG ATGATCACTTGAGGATAAAACATGAAACACCTAATGGGACTGATTCTATATCTTCAAACAGAGTAGAAGGTTCTCCGAGTTCTGGATTAAAGACATCTGTAACAGCAGGCATCCCTAATTATATGTTTGCGGAAAAGCTTGTTCCCTTGCTGGTAGATCTTTTTCTTCAGGCCCCAGCAGTTGAAAAGTATATCTTGTATCCTGAAATTATTCAAAGTCTTGGGAG GTGTATGACGACAAGAAGAGACAATCCAGATGGTGCTCTTTGGAGTTTAGCCGTTGAAGGCTTCAATCGCGTTCTAGTTGATGATGCCAGAAACTCGGCTATAAATGCCGGACTAGATTCAGGTGCTAGTAAGCCTGCAAGAACACGTATATGGAAGGAAGTTGCCGATGTTTATGAAGTATTCCTTGTGGGTTATTGCGGGCGAGCTCTTCCCTCTGATTCTTTCTCAACTGTGGATGTAAAAACTGATGAGTCCCTTGAGATGACCGTCTTAGACATTCTTGGTGACAAAATTCTGAAGTCACCAATCGACGCACCTTTTGAT ATTTTGCAGCGGCTGGTTTCCACCTTGGACCGTTGTGCTTCACGTACTTGTTCTTTACCTGTTGATTTTGTGGAACTTATGCCTTCCCACTGCAGCAGATTTTCCTTGACTTGTTTACAGAAGCTATTTTCCTTGAGCAG TTATGACAGCAAATCCAATGATTGGAATTCAGCGAGATATGAGGTGAGCAAAATTGCAATCATGGTACTCATAACCAGATGCGAATACATCTTGAGCAGATTTCTGATTGACGAGAATGACTTAG GTGGTCGCCCATTGCCATCAGCAAGACTTGAAGaaattatttatgttcttGAAGAGTTGGCTCATCTGATAATTCATTCAGATACTGCATCGGTTCTTCCCTTGCAACCGCATTTGAAAAGTGCcctagaaaaggaaaagaatcaTGACACGCGTCCTCACCTTGTTGTTCTATTTCCCTCCTTATCCGAGCTTGTAGTATCAAG
- the LOC117629786 gene encoding protein MON2 homolog isoform X4, producing the protein MAFMAVLESDLRALSAEARRRYPAVKDGAEHAIIKLRTLSSPGEIAQNEDILKIFLMACEVKTVKLSVIGLSCLQKLISHDAVAPSALNEILSTLKDHAEMTDESVQLKTLQTVLIILQSPLHPETEDNMAQALGICLRLLENNRSSDSVRNTAAATFRQAVALIFDHVVCAETLPSGKLSSGGYISRTSPVSGDVSCSINLSESLDKSLYGRSSLMRETLTKAGKLGLRLLEDLTALAAGGSAIWLRVGSLQRSFALDILEFVLSNYVAVFRTLLPYEQVLQHQICSLLMTSLRTNAELEGEAGEPSFRRLVLRSVAHIIRLYSSSLITECEGFCVDARTLRILFVNFDMHPKNTNVVEGMVKALARVVSSVQVQETSEESLAAVAGMFNSKAKGIEWSLDNDASNAAVLVASEAHSITLAVEGLLGVVFTVATLTDEAVDSGEIESPRYDYDPPAKCTGNTALLCLSMVDSLWLTILDALSFILSRSQGEAIVLEILKGYQAFTQACGVLRAVEPLNSFLASLCKFTINFPIEAERRSSILQSPGSKRSEPLVDQRESVVLTPKNVQALRTLFNIAHRLHNVLGPSWVLVLETLAALDRAIHSPHATTQEVSTAVPKLTRESSGQSSDLNILSSLNSQLFESSALMHISAVKSLLSALCQLSQQCMAGITTGSVPTSSQKVGSINFSVERMISILVNNLHRVEPLWDQVVGHFLELADKSNQHLRNMALDALDESICAVLGSDQFQDNITTRSRASQSMETGLAQLGSLECAVISPLRVLYLSTQSVDVRAGSLKILLHVLERHGEKLHYSWPDILEMLRSVADSSEKELVTLGFQSLRVIMNDGLSIIPADCLHVCVDVTGAYSAQKTELNISLTAIGLLWTTTDFIAKGLIHGPGEEKETGISDVHPILKQLNGENPKEETFDVLDNVNDQAPSINIVDRDRLLFSAFSLLQKLGADERPEVRNSAIRTLFQTLGSHGQKLSKSMWEDCLWNYVFPTLDRASHMAETSSKDEWHGKELGTRGGKAVHMLIHHSRNTAQKQWDETLVLVLGGIARILRSFFPFLRSLSNFWSGWESLLLFVKNSILNGSKEVAIAAINCLQTPVLSHSSKGNLPRPYLESMLDAYEVVLQTSTHLSDNAAIKVKQEILHSLGELHVQAQRMFDDRLYKQLLAIIGSAVKQAIIINDSSETEFGHVPLVLRTVLEILPMLRPTEHISSVWLNLIRDFLQYLPRVCSAVQNEDDDAEEASTSDQVPDDHLRIKHETPNGTDSISSNRVEGSPSSGLKTSVTAGIPNYMFAEKLVPLLVDLFLQAPAVEKYILYPEIIQSLGRCMTTRRDNPDGALWSLAVEGFNRVLVDDARNSAINAGLDSGASKPARTRIWKEVADVYEVFLVGYCGRALPSDSFSTVDVKTDESLEMTVLDILGDKILKSPIDAPFDILQRLVSTLDRCASRTCSLPVDFVELMPSHCSRFSLTCLQKLFSLSSYDSKSNDWNSARYEVSKIAIMVLITRCEYILSRFLIDENDLGGRPLPSARLEEIIYVLEELAHLIIHSDTASVLPLQPHLKSALEKEKNHDTRPHLVVLFPSLSELVVSREARIRGSVQVLFRLIAKELGLNRVSISSENAEEFIPSTQQP; encoded by the exons CATGCTGAAATGACTGATGAAAGTGTTCAACTCAAGACCCTGCAGACTGTATTAATAATATTGCAGTCACCTTTACATCCTGAGACTGAG GACAATATGGCTCAAGCTCTTGGTATATGCCTTCGGCTTCTTGAAAACAACCGGTCTTCTGACAGTGTACGGAA TACTGCTGCAGCTACTTTCAGGCAAGCGGTAGCACTGATTTTTGATCATGTGGTTTGTGCTGAGACTCTTCCTTCTGGCAAGCTTAGTTCTGGAGGTTACATCTCCCGCACCAGTCCAGTTAGCGGTGATGTTAGTTGCAGCATCAATCTTTCAGA GTCGTTGGATAAATCTCTTTATGGAAGGTCATCATTGATGAGGGAGACCTTAACTAAAGCTGGAAAGCTCGGACTTCGTCTGCTTGAAGACCTGACAGCTCTTGCTGCAGGTGGATCT GCAATTTGGTTACGAGTTGGTTCTCTTCAGCGGTCCTTTGCACTTGATATACTGGA GTTTGTTTTGTCCAATTATGTGGCTGTTTTTAGAACCCTACTTCCTTATGAGCAG GTTCTGCAGCACCAGATATGCTCACTTCTAATGACTTCACTTCGTACCAATGCTGAG CTTGAAGGGGAAGCAGGAGAGCCTTCTTTTCGTCGCTTGGTCTTGCGGTCAGTTGCCCATATTATCAGGCTTTACAGTTCATCCCTTATCACAGAATGTGAG GGTTTTTGTGTGGATGCAAGGACATTGCGGATTCTTTTCGTAAACTTTGATAT GCACCCGAAGAACACCAATGTTGTGGAGGGCATGGTCAAAGCTCTTGCTAGAGTTGTTTCAAGTGTACAG GTTCAGGAGACTAGTGAAGAGAGCCTGGCAGCTGTTGCAGGGATGTTTAACAGCAAAGCTAAAG GAATCGAGTGGAGCCTTGATAACGATGCATCCAATGCTGCAGTTTTGGTTGCTAGTGAAGCTCATTCGATAACATTGGCAGTTGAAGGCCTTCTGGGTGTTGTCTTTACTGTGGCTACACTGACGGATGAAGCAGTAGATTCTGGGGAG ATTGAATCCCCCAGATATGATTATGATCCGCCTGCAAAGTGTACTGGAAATACTGCTCTTCTGTGCCTCTCGATGGTTGATTCATTATGGTTGACTATACTAGATGCATTGTCCTTTATCTTGTCAAG GTCACAAGGAGAGGCTATTGTGTTGGAAATACTGAAGGGATATCAGGCCTTCACCCAG GCGTGCGGGGTTCTTCGTGCTGTAGAACCTTTGAACTCTTTTCTAGCATCTCTTTGCAAATTTACAATCAATTTTCCCATTGAAGCCGAAAGAAGGAG CAGTATTTTACAATCTCCTGGGTCAAAACGCTCTGAACCCTTAGTTGATCAAAGGGAAAGCGTGGTTCTTACTCCCAAGAATGTCCAG GCTTTAAGAACTCTCTTCAACATTGCTCATCGACTGCACAATGTATTGGGTCCATCCTGGGTTTTG GTATTAGAAACCCTAGCAGCTCTAGACCGAGCAATCCATTCACCACATGCCACCACACAG GAGGTGTCCACGGCTGTGCCTAAGCTTACAAGGGAATCATCTGGTCAATCCAGCGACTTAaatattctttcttctttgaattCTCAG CTATTCGAGAGCTCAGCATTAATGCACATCTCTGCAGTAAAATCCCTTCTTTCTGCCCTATGCCAACTTTCACAGCAGTGCATGGCTGGGATTACAACTGGTTCTGTACCCACATCCAGTCAAAAAGTCGGAAGCATAAACTTTTCAGTGGAGAGAATGATATCCATCCTTGTCAATAATCTACACA GAGTAGAGCCATTGTGGGATCAAGTTGTTGGCCACTTTCTTGAG CTTGCAGATAAATCTAACCAGCATTTACGTAATATGGCCCTTGATGCATTAGATGAATCAATATGTGCTGTTTTAGGTTCGGACCAGTTCCAGGACAACATAACAACCAGATCTAGAGCATCTCAGAGT ATGGAAACTGGACTTGCACAGTTGGGATCACTTGAATGTGCTGTCATATCCCCACTAAGGGTTCTTTATTTATCTACTCAAAGTGTTGATGTACGTGCTGGATCTTTGAAAATTCTTCTGCATGTTTTAGAG AGGCATGGGGAGAAATTACACTACAGTTGGCCAGATATTCTTGAAATGTTGAG GTCTGTAGCGGATTCTTCAGAGAAGGAACTTGTTACCCTGGGCTTTCAG AGCCTACGGGTGATTATGAATGATGGACTTTCCATTATACCTGCAGACTGCCTTCACGT ATGTGTAGACGTGACTGGAGCATACAGTGCTCAAAAGACAGAACTGAATATAAGCCTGACAGCAATAGGCCTTTTATGGACAACAACTGACTTTATAGCCAAAGGTCTGATCCATGGGCCTGGGGAGGAAAAGGAAACAG GGATTTCTGATGTGCATCCTATTCTAAAGCAATTAAATGGTGAGAatccaaaagaagaaacattCGATGTATTGGATAATGTGAATGACCAAGCTCCCTCTATAAATATAGTGGATCGTGATAGGTTGCTTTTCTCTGCTTTCTCGTTACTTCAGAAGCTTGGAGCTGATGAGAGGCCAGAG GTTAGAAATTCAGCCATCAGGACACtttttcagacacttggaAGTCATGGgcaaaaactttcaaaaagcATGTGGGAGGATTGCCTTTGGAATTATGTTTTTCCTACACTGGATCGTGCTTCTCACATG gCTGAAACTTCATCAAAAGACGAATGGCACGGGAAAGAACTTGGAACTCGAGGAGGAAAAGCAGTTCATATGCTTATACATCATAG TCGCAACACAGCTCAGAAACAGTGGGATGAAACACTTGTGCTGGTCCTTGGAGGCATAGCGCGAATATTACGTtcattctttccttttcttagaAGTTTAAGCAATTTCTGGTCAG GATGGGAGTCTTTGCTTTTATTTGTCAAGAATAGCATTTTAAATGGTAGCAAAGAGGTTGCTATTGCTGCAATAAATTGTTTACAGACACCTGTTCTTTCTCATTCTTCTAAG GGGAACTTGCCGAGGCCTTACCTTGAATCAATGCTTGATGCTTACGAGGTGGTTCTCCAAACATCAACACACCTGAGTGACAATGCAGCTATCAAGGTGAAGCAGGAGATTTTACACAGTCTTG GGGAACTACATGTACAAGCGCAAAGGATGTTTGATGATCGTTTGTATAAGCAGTTGCTTGCAATCATAGGTTCAGCTGTTAAACAAGCCATAATCATCAACGATAGTTCTGAAACTGAATTT GGACATGTTCCACTTGTGTTACGCACTGTGCTGGAGATCCTTCCAATGTTACGTCCAACAGAGCACATTTCTTCCGTGTGGCTTAATCTTATTAGGGATTTTTTGCAATATCTGCCAAGAGTGTGTTCTGCTGTACAAAATGAGGATGATGACGCAGAGGAAGCCAGCACTAGTGACCAAGTTCCAG ATGATCACTTGAGGATAAAACATGAAACACCTAATGGGACTGATTCTATATCTTCAAACAGAGTAGAAGGTTCTCCGAGTTCTGGATTAAAGACATCTGTAACAGCAGGCATCCCTAATTATATGTTTGCGGAAAAGCTTGTTCCCTTGCTGGTAGATCTTTTTCTTCAGGCCCCAGCAGTTGAAAAGTATATCTTGTATCCTGAAATTATTCAAAGTCTTGGGAG GTGTATGACGACAAGAAGAGACAATCCAGATGGTGCTCTTTGGAGTTTAGCCGTTGAAGGCTTCAATCGCGTTCTAGTTGATGATGCCAGAAACTCGGCTATAAATGCCGGACTAGATTCAGGTGCTAGTAAGCCTGCAAGAACACGTATATGGAAGGAAGTTGCCGATGTTTATGAAGTATTCCTTGTGGGTTATTGCGGGCGAGCTCTTCCCTCTGATTCTTTCTCAACTGTGGATGTAAAAACTGATGAGTCCCTTGAGATGACCGTCTTAGACATTCTTGGTGACAAAATTCTGAAGTCACCAATCGACGCACCTTTTGAT ATTTTGCAGCGGCTGGTTTCCACCTTGGACCGTTGTGCTTCACGTACTTGTTCTTTACCTGTTGATTTTGTGGAACTTATGCCTTCCCACTGCAGCAGATTTTCCTTGACTTGTTTACAGAAGCTATTTTCCTTGAGCAG TTATGACAGCAAATCCAATGATTGGAATTCAGCGAGATATGAGGTGAGCAAAATTGCAATCATGGTACTCATAACCAGATGCGAATACATCTTGAGCAGATTTCTGATTGACGAGAATGACTTAG GTGGTCGCCCATTGCCATCAGCAAGACTTGAAGaaattatttatgttcttGAAGAGTTGGCTCATCTGATAATTCATTCAGATACTGCATCGGTTCTTCCCTTGCAACCGCATTTGAAAAGTGCcctagaaaaggaaaagaatcaTGACACGCGTCCTCACCTTGTTGTTCTATTTCCCTCCTTATCCGAGCTTGTAGTATCAAG